The genomic region ATCCCaaatttttatggattttttctttgttaccGGGGTCGACCCCAAAGCCATAATGTCTTAAAACAAGGAGGCCATAGggaaagtctttttttttttttttctcgaacTTCGTGAAGAACTCAATTTTATCTCTCCCTCGTTACGAACAAGAAAGTGGTTTGAAAAATCAGTTGTACACTCCCTTCGTTCTACGAACCCTTGTTGATTCTGAACTTCGTTTGCGAAGGAACCGGACTTTTGACGGACCAGCCCTTTTTTATGCGCCGCTTGATCCTGAAAGGAAAATGAGCTTTGCTCCTCTGGACGCTTGGCGCTCCCGTGGTTCGCGAGAAGGAAAAAGGACTCATCCTTTGTTGCATCTGGCACGAGATGATAAAGAGAGAGCTTCGTCTATCGATGAACAGCGAATTGACGGAGCTCTTGGCATTGCTTTGTTTTTCTCTCCTTTCCTATCAGCGAGTTCCGATCCTTTTGTTCGAAATTTCTTTGTTTGTACCGAACCGCTTGCAGAATCAAATCCTGTTCCACAAGATCCTATATCAGCTATACATCCTCCTTGCATTTATGCCGGGGACGTCGCCAGTGCGGAGGGCTTTGGCTTATGTAGATCAAAAATGATGAATGGGATTGTGGCACTCCACTCGCCGCCAATGCGGAAGGATGCCGCCGAAAAGAATGGAACGCTGCTTCGCTCTGCTGGATGCGTCGGATCCCGTATAACAAGCGAGCTTTTTACCTTCAAATTCAAACATGTGGGCGCAAAATGCTATCCTGCTCTATTGTTACGTAGCAATAGAAGCCCGCTCATGCTGCTTCGGCGGCGCTTTTTCGCCTTCTCTTCGTTCTGGACAGGAGCGAGAAGCCACTCGACTAAAAGGTACTGACGTAACTCGACTAAAAGGAGAGGAGCGCTAGTGGACACGGGGAGGGAAAGAAGACTGGAACCGTGCATCTTTGCTTAGCATGGTTCGACAAAAGAAAGAGGTGGAAAATGGACCGAGAAAATAATGCTTTGTGAACCCAATTGCtttgacaaaaatatatgaaGAATCAGTGCTATTGAGGAACATtttatagaaagaaaagaaaaagaagcaaTAGTAAAGGAGGGCTTTCCCAGTGCATGAAGGGAGGGTGAAGCAGGGTAAGTCATAAGAATCCGCTTTCTTACAAAGACCTCCTGCTATGCTAACGAGGGGTCTTAAGCAAACAAAGTACCAAGAACTTTGGATATTATCCGTTTTTCTATTATATCCCATTTTATCCTTCCGCTTTAGGATTAGCCCAGCTTTTTCGAAACGGACGGAAGGCCTAACTAGAAGCTATTTGGCGCCTTCCCCTCGATGAATACTTGGAAATGTGTCTTGCATCGTAAGCTGTCAGAAGAAAGTAAGACTTAGAAAGAAGACAGTAAGTAAGAGAACTACGATTTACTTGATTCCCAAAGTGGTACGTAGGCAGCCAAGGACGAATCCTTATCCAGTTCTTTGCTAGTAAGTGAGGAAAAgatatcaaacttttttttgaaaaaagttcGTAGTTAATCTACCTCGGACGTACCCATGGCGTGTGGGGTTCGCGTGGGGAACCGAGTAACCAAAGTCACGATCAGTCTAAGGTTGAAATCTGGATGGTCTTTTTGCCAGACGCGCTGGTTCGAGTCCAGCTCGTGACAAAAGGCTACCCTTTCTCTTAAGAGAATCTCGATATCCTCAAAAATGAGAAATGGAAAGCAGCTTCACATCACAAGTGAGGAAGCCACCGGTGACCGGCTCAATGATCGTATACGCTCAATAGAATATGTACGCGCGGGCGAAAGAATTCATGCTGCTTATGCCCGCCCCCGAGGATCACCAAGCAGTTGTATCTATTTCCGAGGCGGTCAGTCCCATCCCGCTGAGGATGAAAAAAGGAAGTGCATGGATTGTTTCTTCGAAGTTGTAGGGAGGGAGTTCTCCCGCGTGAGCGAAGTTGGAGAACGAGTTCCCGGCTCCTGTTGCTCTGTTGCTTGTCCTGTCATTCTGTGCAAGGGCGTAAGCCCGTAAATAACCCCCTCTTCTGTTGTTTATATTGTCATGAAGGTATTAGTTAAGTGAGCGAAGCGGAGGAACCCCTGCTGATACATGGGCTGTGTTTGCTTGTGCGTGCATTCCTGCCATGATAGAATCCCTCTTCTTTGTTCTTATTGGGAATGGTTTGTCAGCGAGAAGTTAGGAGTTGGGGCATCTGCCTGATTCCTATGGCTAGCTGTGCTTTCCCGTTTAGCAAGTGAAGCTAGGGCCCGCCCACTCCTTCCTGCTGCTGGCTGTTTCGGTATAGAATAGCTCTTCCTACTGTTGTTTACTGGGAATGAGTTGCATGAGGAGTCCCGGTAAGAGAGCGAAGCGTTGCTTCTGAGGTGTGATGTGCATCTATCCCTGAAGTTGTGACTGGTGTATCCTTCTGATGTGTGGAGGGAACCATTGCTGCCCCCCCCTCGCACTTGTAGCTGAAGTAGGCCCGCTAGTTCCGTAGGCGAAGTACTATTTGTTTGTGCGTTTATTGGAGGAAGTATCTAGAAGTCCCCAAGGTTTCTTCGAGTCTTCTCCTCCCTCCCGACCGTTGCGTTTGCCGTGTCTGCTTTCCTTTGTCTTTCCTTTCGCTAATCCTTCTAGGTCTGCTCATCAGACAACTATCTATTTCTTTGTGTCGTCTGGGAACATTGTTGGATGAGCAAGGAACGGAGTTGTGCGAGCCGAGTTCCTGTTGTGTTAAGCATGAGACTGTCCGAGGAACGGAGTGGTCTCTCCGAATGTTGAGCAAGTGCAGCTCTTCCCCTTCGTTCCTTTGCTGACCAACTAGCAAATACTCCGCAGGCTCACCAAACAATTGTTGTTTAATGGGAATTGTTGTTCATGAGCAAGCCAGGCGTTCCTCTCCTATTAGTCGAGTAATTGGCGTTCCTCGGGGTTGACGTCGTCGTTAAGGTTCAGAGTTGGAGTGATGTCATGAACTTCCATTCCCGGGGAAGAGGCTATAAGGCTATCTGGGGAATAAGATTGGTTGGCAACTAATAATTATCTTATCTTTCTTTCCCACCTCAACAGAATAAGCCGAAACCAGGGAAAGGGCATACCAAGATCGGATCGCATAAAAGGATTGGAAATGCTGCTCTGAGCGAAGGTAGCCGGCTAATTAGAATAGGAATACTCGGACTCGGCGAAAAGGGTTAGGAGGAACCCCTTTTCTTCCGCTAGGTAAGTTGGGAAGTCCAACATAAGGCGGGTCAATTACATCGAACCTCAATTCCATCGAGCCTTGCTCGAGGAACGCCTATGGTTGATAGTGAACAGCAGATATGCTACATCAAGCACTCACTTTCTGTCTATTGGCCTTAGAACACTCCTTTTTATGTTGTTTTCAATGAAGGGGAAGTGATTCCTGAGTTCCTTCGCACAGGGTTTGAATTGAATTAAGTAAGTTTTGTCTACATCTTCTCTTCAATTACACCAGGAAAGAAAGCAGATACTGATGCTGAATGCACTTAACAAATCCCATGTCTGAATGCCTTAAACTTCGATTCAAAAGAAAGCAGAACTAGACTGCCAACGATCTGACGATAGAGAGTCTTCACCTTGTGGACCTGCTTTCGCCTAATGGTAATCTTTGTCTTTCCTTCTGTCTTTGGGGATGTGATTGGGAAAAGAGCCATTGGAAGGTGACTAAAAAACCAGAAACAGGGGCTACCCGAGCTAATGATAGAGGCAAGAACACTTTCCGGCCAGGCCTGACTATAACCAACCTTACAGATCCCACTCAACCTTTTACACCGATGTATCGTACTCTCTCGACCAGGTCATCATAAGAAAATACTGCTAAATCTTTCCAAAGTTATAGAAGGAGGGAAGGCGCGCTACAACTAAATAACAGCCAGCTGAAAAATGCTAGCTAGTTAGGCTAGCGCGCAATGGCTTTCTCTGCTCTGATAGGGGCTTGCTTCTTCAAGCTCTGCCCAACCTATACAAGGTGCTGCTCGCTTTCTCTCAGCCACTAGTGGCTTATGTGGTGGTCGACATTCCTACGCGCTCCTCCTTGCCCCCCTACTTCAGAATCCAAAGGTCAACTTTGGATGTTGTCGTGACGCTTTGGTTACGAAGGTTACCGGGGTCTAGGTTTATGGATTCAGTCAGCGAAAGTCCTCTCAATATCAACAAGATGTCGTGACCGCTTAGACTTGGTGGATTTTGTCAGAAAAGAAAGTTGGTTTCGGGGGTTCATTGATTAGTACACCTCTGGTGCTGGTAAGGTCGGAACCGTGGTCGTCCGTCTCCGGTTTGCCGGCCGATAAGATCTCTGAGATTGATCAGACAGCTGGGTTGGTTTGGCTATTCCTTTCTATTGAAAAGGAGTCAGCTGTCTGCGCGAGTCACCTTCTTTTAGGCTCCGCTGAACGACACGGCATTCTCGTTCAAATATAGGCCGGCCGTACTTGTGATGGTTCCCAAGGATCCAATATGACCACTTAGGTCTACGTTGCCGCGATATTTTTCTATGGAAGCGGGCGGGCTGTTGTTAGAAGTTCGGCCCGGTTTTTTTTGGTGTCGTAGGGGAGGGATTGACCTTTCTAACGCATATTCAGTCGTACCGGCATGGCCCCAC from Raphanus sativus cultivar WK10039 unplaced genomic scaffold, ASM80110v3 Scaffold0516, whole genome shotgun sequence harbors:
- the LOC130502349 gene encoding uncharacterized protein LOC130502349; amino-acid sequence: MQGGCIADIGSCGTGFDSASGSVQTKKFRTKGSELADRKGEKNKAMPRAPSIRCSSIDEALSLSSRARCNKG